Proteins from a genomic interval of Arachis hypogaea cultivar Tifrunner chromosome 10, arahy.Tifrunner.gnm2.J5K5, whole genome shotgun sequence:
- the LOC112715626 gene encoding probable E3 ubiquitin ligase SUD1 isoform X1 has translation MEIAHEPPPSLDGSPIAAETVANSPPSSSSSSSPSSSASSLASSPRAAKGKEIESTASSAAPAPAASPTARYEDDDEEEEDVCRICRNPGDAENPLRYPCACSGSIKFVHQDCLLQWLNHSNARQCEVCKHAFSFSPVYAENAPARLPFQEFVVGMAMKACHVLQFFLRLSFVLSVWLLIIPFITFWIWRLAFVRSFSEAQRLFLSHLSTAVILTDCLHGFLLSASIVFIFLGATSLRDYFRHLREIGGQDADREDEVDRNGARIARRAPGQANRNINGDGNGEDAGGAQGIAGAGQVIRRNAENVAARWEMQAARLEAHVEQMFDGLDDADGAEDVPFDELVGMQGPVFHLVENAFTVLASNMIFLGVVIFVPFSLGRIILHYLSWFFSTASGPVISAMAPLTDASLSLANITLKNALTAVKNLSSETQESGSIGQVADMLKANASGLSEMANNISESASSDLLKGVSIGTSRLSDVTTLAIGYIFILSLIFCYFGIVALIRYTKGEPLMMGRFYGIASIAETIPSLFRQFLAAMKHLMTMVKVAFLLVIELGVFPLMCGWWLDVCTIQMFGKTMVHRVQFFSASPLASSLVHWVVGIVYMLQISIFVSLLRGVLRNGVLYFLRDPADPNYNPFRDLIDDPVHKHARRVLLSVAVYGSLIVMLVFLPVKLAMRMAPSIFPLDISVSDPFTEIPADMLLFQICIPFAIEHFKLRTTIKSLLRYWFTAVGWALGLTDFLLPRPDDNGGQENGNGEPGRQDRLQVVQAGVHDQGMVAFAGDDLNRVINAAGDPNAAEDYDNDEQSDSDSYAFALRIVLLLVIAWMTLLVFNSALIVVPISLGRALFNSIPRLPITHGIKCNDLYAFVIGSYVIWTAVAGVRYSIEQLKKRRASVLFGQIWKWCAIVMKSSALLSIWIFVIPVLIGLLFELLVIVPMRVPVDESPVFLLYQDWALGLIFLKIWTRLVMLDHMMPLVDDSWRVKFERVREDGFSRLQGLWVLREIVLPIIMKLLTALCVPYVLARGVFPVLGYPLVVNSAVYRFAWLGCLCFSFLCFCAKRFHVWFTNLHNSIRDDRYLIGRRLHNFGEHVEKANEAGASTGVPDTILSDHEVDVGLRLRRINQQAG, from the exons ATGGAGATCGCGCACGAGCCACCGCCTTCTCTCGACGGCAGCCCTATCGCCGCCGAAACTGTTGCAAACTCTCCGCCGTCGTCGTCTTCCTCTTCCTCCCCTTCGTCTTCTGCCTCCTCTCTGGCTTCGTCACCTCGCGCTGCAAAAGGAAAGGAGATCGAATCAACCGCATCGTCGGCAGCGCCGGCGCCGGCGGCTTCGCCTACTGCTAGGTACGAAGATGATGACGAGGAGGAAGAGGACGTGTGCCGGATATGCAGGAACCCTGGCGATGCCGAGAACCCTCTCCGGTATCCTTGTGCGTGCAGCGGGAGTATCAAGTTTGTGCATCAGGATTGTCTCCTTCAGTGGTTGAATCACAGCAACGCTCGCCAATGCGAG GTCTGCAAGCATGCATTCTCGTTTTCTCCTGTTTACGCTGAGAATGCCCCAGCTAGGTTACCGTTTCAAGAATTTGTGGTTGGAATGGCAATGAAAGCTTGCCACGTTCTGCAATTCTTCTTGCGCCTGAGCTTTGTGCTATCCGTGTGGCTCCTAATTATACCTTTCATAACATTCTGGATATGGCGATTGGCTTTTGTAAGAAGTTTCAGTGAAGCCCAGAGGCTATTCCTAAGTCATTTATCAACAGCAGTTATTCTGACTGATTGCCTCCATGGTTTCCTGCTTTCTGCAAGCATTGTCTTCATATTTCTTGGGGCCACTTCTCTGAGAGATTACTTTAGGCATTTGCGAGAAATTGGGGGACAGGATGCTGATAGGGAAGATGAAGTGGACAGAAATGGAGCGCGAATTGCTAGAAGAGCTCCTGGACAAGCTAATCGTAATATTAATGGTGATGGGAATGGTGAAGATGCTGGTGGAGCACAAGGAATTGCAGGAGCTGGACAAGTGATTAGAAGAAATGCTGAAAATGTTGCTGCACGGTGGGAGATGCAAGCAGCACGTCTTGAGGCCCATGTTGAGCAGATGTTTGATGGTCTGGATGATGCTGATGGAGCAGAGGATGTGCCCTTTGATGAACTTGTCGGCATGCAGGGTCCAGTTTTTCATTTGGTTGAGAACGCATTTACT GTGCTTGCAAGCAATAtgattttccttggtgttgtaaTCTTTGTGCCCTTCTCATTGGGTCGCATCATACTCCATTATCTATCTTGGTTCTTCTCAACTGCTAGTGGTCCTGTAATATCTGCTATGGCCCCACTTACTGACGCATCTCTTTCCCTAGCAAATATTACGTTAAAAAATGCATTAACAGCTGTTAAGAATTTGTCATCTGAGACTCAAGAAAGTGGATCAATTGGTCAGGTTGCAGACATGCTGAAAGCGAATGCTAGTGGATTGAGTGAAATGGCAAACAACATAAGTGAATCTGCCTCGTCTGATCTCTTGAAAGGAGTGTCAATTGGAACTTCAAGGCTTTCAGATGTTACTACTTTAGCAATAGGATATATTTTCATATTGAGTCTAATTTTCTGCTACTTTGGTATTGTTGCTTTGATTCGTTACACGAAGGGTGAGCCTTTGATGATGGGAAGATTCTATGGTATTGCTTCTATAGCAGAAACAATTCCATCTCTCTTCAGGCAGTTTTTGGCAGCAATGAAGCACTTGATGACTATGGTTAAGGTTGCTTTCCTTTTGGTTATTGAACTTGGGGTATTCCCCTTGATGTGTGGATGGTGGCTTGATGTTTGCACCATACAGATGTTTGGGAAGACAATGGTTCACAGAGTTCAGTTCTTCTCTGCATCACCTTTAGCAAGTTCCCTAGTCCACTGGGTTGTGGGGATTGTGTATATGCTACAAATTAGCATATTTGtcagccttcttagaggg GTTTTGCGCAATGGGGTTCTGTACTTCCTTCGGGATCCAGCTGATCCAAACTACAATCCGTTCCGTGATCTGATTGATGATCCTGTCCACAAGCATGCTCGCAGGGTTCTGTTATCTGTTGCAGTTTATGGCAGTTTGATTGTGATGCTAGTATTTTTGCCTGTTAAACTTGCCATGCGGATGGCTCCTTCTATTTTCCCACTTGACATATC GGTTTCTGATCCATTCACTGAAATCCCAGCGGACATGCTTCTCTTTCAGATTTGTATCCCATTTGCTATTGAGCATTTTAAATTGCGGACAACTATTAAATCCCTGCTTCGATACTGGTTCACAGCAGTTGGTTGGGCACTTGGTTTAACTGATTTCTTACTGCCTAGACCTGATGACAATGGTGGTCAAGAAAATGGAAATGGGGAACCAGGCAGGCAGGACAGGCTACAGGTTGTACAAGCAGGAGTGCACGATCAGGGTATGGTGGCCTTTGCAGGGGATGATTTGAATAGGGTTATTAATGCAGCAGGTGATCCAAATGCGGCAGAGGATTATGATAATGATGAACAATCTGATTCTGA CAGTTATGCTTTTGCACTTCGCATTGTTCTACTACTGGTGATAGCTTGGATGACCCTGCTTGTCTTCAACTCTGCCCTGATAGTTGTACCAATTTCACTTGGACGGGCACTTTTCAATTCTATTCCACGTCTGCCCATAACGCATGGCATTAAGTGCAACG ATCTGTATGCATTCGTAATTGGAAGCTACGTGATCTGGACTGCTGTTGCTGGAGTTAGATACTCGATTGAGCAATTAAAAAAAAGGAGGGCCTCAGTCTTGTTTGGCCAAATATGGAAGTGGTGTGCCATTGTTATGAAGAGTTCTGCACTTTTGTCTATATGG ATATTTGTCATCCCGGTGCTAATTGGGCTTCTCTTTGAGCTTTTGGTCATCGTGCCAATGAGAGTTCCAGTGGACGAAAGTCCTGTGTTCCTCCTCTATCAAGACTGGGCTTTAGGCCTTATATTCCTAAAGATATGGACAAGATTG GTTATGTTAGACCACATGATGCCTCTTGTGGATGACAGCTGGCGAGTAAAGTTTGAGAGAGTGAGAGAAGATGGTTTCTCCAGGCTACAAGGCCTTTGGGTCCTTCGGGAAATTGTACTTCCAATCATAATGAAACTATTGACAGCATTGTGTGTACCTTATGTTCTTGCCAGAGGTGTGTTTCCGGTACTTGGGTATCCATTGGTGGTCAATTCTGCTGTATATCGGTTTGCATGGTTGGGATGCCTCTGTTTCAGTTTCTTGTGCTTTTGTGCCAAGAGATTTCATGTTTGGTTTACGAATCTTCATAATTCAATACGCGATGACCGGTATCTCATTGGCCGGCGGTTGCACAACTTTGGAGAACATGTCGAGAAGGCAAATGAAGCGGGAGCTTCTACAGGTGTGCCGGATACAATTTTATCTGACCACGAAGTAGATGTTGGACTTAGGCTGAGGCGCATAAATCAACAGGCAGGCTGA
- the LOC112715626 gene encoding probable E3 ubiquitin ligase SUD1 isoform X2 — protein MEIAHEPPPSLDGSPIAAETVANSPPSSSSSSSPSSSASSLASSPRAAKGKEIESTASSAAPAPAASPTARYEDDDEEEEDVCRICRNPGDAENPLRYPCACSGSIKFVHQDCLLQWLNHSNARQCEVCKHAFSFSPVYAENAPARLPFQEFVVGMAMKACHVLQFFLRLSFVLSVWLLIIPFITFWIWRLAFVRSFSEAQRLFLSHLSTAVILTDCLHGFLLSASIVFIFLGATSLRDYFRHLREIGGQDADREDEVDRNGARIARRAPGQANRNINGDGNGEDAGGAQGIAGAGQVIRRNAENVAARWEMQAARLEAHVEQMFDGLDDADGAEDVPFDELVGMQGPVFHLVENAFTVLASNMIFLGVVIFVPFSLGRIILHYLSWFFSTASGPVISAMAPLTDASLSLANITLKNALTAVKNLSSETQESGSIGQVADMLKANASGLSEMANNISESASSDLLKGVSIGTSRLSDVTTLAIGYIFILSLIFCYFGIVALIRYTKGEPLMMGRFYGIASIAETIPSLFRQFLAAMKHLMTMVKVAFLLVIELGVFPLMCGWWLDVCTIQMFGKTMVHRVQFFSASPLASSLVHWVVGIVYMLQISIFVSLLRGVLRNGVLYFLRDPADPNYNPFRDLIDDPVHKHARRVLLSVAVYGSLIVMLVFLPVKLAMRMAPSIFPLDISVSDPFTEIPADMLLFQICIPFAIEHFKLRTTIKSLLRYWFTAVGWALGLTDFLLPRPDDNGGQENGNGEPGRQDRLQVVQAGVHDQGMVAFAGDDLNRVINAAGDPNAAEDYDNDEQSDSDYAFALRIVLLLVIAWMTLLVFNSALIVVPISLGRALFNSIPRLPITHGIKCNDLYAFVIGSYVIWTAVAGVRYSIEQLKKRRASVLFGQIWKWCAIVMKSSALLSIWIFVIPVLIGLLFELLVIVPMRVPVDESPVFLLYQDWALGLIFLKIWTRLVMLDHMMPLVDDSWRVKFERVREDGFSRLQGLWVLREIVLPIIMKLLTALCVPYVLARGVFPVLGYPLVVNSAVYRFAWLGCLCFSFLCFCAKRFHVWFTNLHNSIRDDRYLIGRRLHNFGEHVEKANEAGASTGVPDTILSDHEVDVGLRLRRINQQAG, from the exons ATGGAGATCGCGCACGAGCCACCGCCTTCTCTCGACGGCAGCCCTATCGCCGCCGAAACTGTTGCAAACTCTCCGCCGTCGTCGTCTTCCTCTTCCTCCCCTTCGTCTTCTGCCTCCTCTCTGGCTTCGTCACCTCGCGCTGCAAAAGGAAAGGAGATCGAATCAACCGCATCGTCGGCAGCGCCGGCGCCGGCGGCTTCGCCTACTGCTAGGTACGAAGATGATGACGAGGAGGAAGAGGACGTGTGCCGGATATGCAGGAACCCTGGCGATGCCGAGAACCCTCTCCGGTATCCTTGTGCGTGCAGCGGGAGTATCAAGTTTGTGCATCAGGATTGTCTCCTTCAGTGGTTGAATCACAGCAACGCTCGCCAATGCGAG GTCTGCAAGCATGCATTCTCGTTTTCTCCTGTTTACGCTGAGAATGCCCCAGCTAGGTTACCGTTTCAAGAATTTGTGGTTGGAATGGCAATGAAAGCTTGCCACGTTCTGCAATTCTTCTTGCGCCTGAGCTTTGTGCTATCCGTGTGGCTCCTAATTATACCTTTCATAACATTCTGGATATGGCGATTGGCTTTTGTAAGAAGTTTCAGTGAAGCCCAGAGGCTATTCCTAAGTCATTTATCAACAGCAGTTATTCTGACTGATTGCCTCCATGGTTTCCTGCTTTCTGCAAGCATTGTCTTCATATTTCTTGGGGCCACTTCTCTGAGAGATTACTTTAGGCATTTGCGAGAAATTGGGGGACAGGATGCTGATAGGGAAGATGAAGTGGACAGAAATGGAGCGCGAATTGCTAGAAGAGCTCCTGGACAAGCTAATCGTAATATTAATGGTGATGGGAATGGTGAAGATGCTGGTGGAGCACAAGGAATTGCAGGAGCTGGACAAGTGATTAGAAGAAATGCTGAAAATGTTGCTGCACGGTGGGAGATGCAAGCAGCACGTCTTGAGGCCCATGTTGAGCAGATGTTTGATGGTCTGGATGATGCTGATGGAGCAGAGGATGTGCCCTTTGATGAACTTGTCGGCATGCAGGGTCCAGTTTTTCATTTGGTTGAGAACGCATTTACT GTGCTTGCAAGCAATAtgattttccttggtgttgtaaTCTTTGTGCCCTTCTCATTGGGTCGCATCATACTCCATTATCTATCTTGGTTCTTCTCAACTGCTAGTGGTCCTGTAATATCTGCTATGGCCCCACTTACTGACGCATCTCTTTCCCTAGCAAATATTACGTTAAAAAATGCATTAACAGCTGTTAAGAATTTGTCATCTGAGACTCAAGAAAGTGGATCAATTGGTCAGGTTGCAGACATGCTGAAAGCGAATGCTAGTGGATTGAGTGAAATGGCAAACAACATAAGTGAATCTGCCTCGTCTGATCTCTTGAAAGGAGTGTCAATTGGAACTTCAAGGCTTTCAGATGTTACTACTTTAGCAATAGGATATATTTTCATATTGAGTCTAATTTTCTGCTACTTTGGTATTGTTGCTTTGATTCGTTACACGAAGGGTGAGCCTTTGATGATGGGAAGATTCTATGGTATTGCTTCTATAGCAGAAACAATTCCATCTCTCTTCAGGCAGTTTTTGGCAGCAATGAAGCACTTGATGACTATGGTTAAGGTTGCTTTCCTTTTGGTTATTGAACTTGGGGTATTCCCCTTGATGTGTGGATGGTGGCTTGATGTTTGCACCATACAGATGTTTGGGAAGACAATGGTTCACAGAGTTCAGTTCTTCTCTGCATCACCTTTAGCAAGTTCCCTAGTCCACTGGGTTGTGGGGATTGTGTATATGCTACAAATTAGCATATTTGtcagccttcttagaggg GTTTTGCGCAATGGGGTTCTGTACTTCCTTCGGGATCCAGCTGATCCAAACTACAATCCGTTCCGTGATCTGATTGATGATCCTGTCCACAAGCATGCTCGCAGGGTTCTGTTATCTGTTGCAGTTTATGGCAGTTTGATTGTGATGCTAGTATTTTTGCCTGTTAAACTTGCCATGCGGATGGCTCCTTCTATTTTCCCACTTGACATATC GGTTTCTGATCCATTCACTGAAATCCCAGCGGACATGCTTCTCTTTCAGATTTGTATCCCATTTGCTATTGAGCATTTTAAATTGCGGACAACTATTAAATCCCTGCTTCGATACTGGTTCACAGCAGTTGGTTGGGCACTTGGTTTAACTGATTTCTTACTGCCTAGACCTGATGACAATGGTGGTCAAGAAAATGGAAATGGGGAACCAGGCAGGCAGGACAGGCTACAGGTTGTACAAGCAGGAGTGCACGATCAGGGTATGGTGGCCTTTGCAGGGGATGATTTGAATAGGGTTATTAATGCAGCAGGTGATCCAAATGCGGCAGAGGATTATGATAATGATGAACAATCTGATTCTGA TTATGCTTTTGCACTTCGCATTGTTCTACTACTGGTGATAGCTTGGATGACCCTGCTTGTCTTCAACTCTGCCCTGATAGTTGTACCAATTTCACTTGGACGGGCACTTTTCAATTCTATTCCACGTCTGCCCATAACGCATGGCATTAAGTGCAACG ATCTGTATGCATTCGTAATTGGAAGCTACGTGATCTGGACTGCTGTTGCTGGAGTTAGATACTCGATTGAGCAATTAAAAAAAAGGAGGGCCTCAGTCTTGTTTGGCCAAATATGGAAGTGGTGTGCCATTGTTATGAAGAGTTCTGCACTTTTGTCTATATGG ATATTTGTCATCCCGGTGCTAATTGGGCTTCTCTTTGAGCTTTTGGTCATCGTGCCAATGAGAGTTCCAGTGGACGAAAGTCCTGTGTTCCTCCTCTATCAAGACTGGGCTTTAGGCCTTATATTCCTAAAGATATGGACAAGATTG GTTATGTTAGACCACATGATGCCTCTTGTGGATGACAGCTGGCGAGTAAAGTTTGAGAGAGTGAGAGAAGATGGTTTCTCCAGGCTACAAGGCCTTTGGGTCCTTCGGGAAATTGTACTTCCAATCATAATGAAACTATTGACAGCATTGTGTGTACCTTATGTTCTTGCCAGAGGTGTGTTTCCGGTACTTGGGTATCCATTGGTGGTCAATTCTGCTGTATATCGGTTTGCATGGTTGGGATGCCTCTGTTTCAGTTTCTTGTGCTTTTGTGCCAAGAGATTTCATGTTTGGTTTACGAATCTTCATAATTCAATACGCGATGACCGGTATCTCATTGGCCGGCGGTTGCACAACTTTGGAGAACATGTCGAGAAGGCAAATGAAGCGGGAGCTTCTACAGGTGTGCCGGATACAATTTTATCTGACCACGAAGTAGATGTTGGACTTAGGCTGAGGCGCATAAATCAACAGGCAGGCTGA